Proteins co-encoded in one Brassica rapa cultivar Chiifu-401-42 chromosome A02, CAAS_Brap_v3.01, whole genome shotgun sequence genomic window:
- the LOC117131985 gene encoding uncharacterized protein LOC117131985, which translates to MEVKQGKSVKPSQDDHAKKGKPHVGKKKKANAQPVDLLPFLQREEKRPIRPRNPPIPVTPEVILPIDPFVTPEFPRFSRLAHWMDLRGIYRVPFYINGKEIEKEFFQKMDDAEKISTKR; encoded by the exons ATGGAAGTAAAGCAGGGTAAGAGTGTGAAACCAAGTCAAGACGATCATGCAAAAaag gggAAGCCACAtgttggtaagaagaagaaagcaaatgcTCAGCCAGTAGATTTGCTTCCTTTTCTACAGCGAGAAGAGAAGAGGCCAATACGACCTAGAAACCCTCCTATACCTGTAACACCTGAGGTAATCCTTCCAATTGATCCATTTGTGACACCTGAATTTCCTCGGTTTTCAAGGCTTGCACACTGGATGGATCTACGGGGCATATATCGTGT accgttttatatcaatggaaaagaaattgaaaaagagTTCTTTCAAAAAATGGACGATGCAGAAAAAATCTCAACAAAGAGGTAA